A stretch of Pseudomonas sp. CCC3.1 DNA encodes these proteins:
- a CDS encoding type II and III secretion system protein family protein codes for MSERRVALYKRVAWTLVLSSLPFEMALAASNNCTALGPLPAVLEVTQGAQQALNSPVSISRIAVGDPTVADVHANGSNDFLLTGVAPGTTSLMVWTACSKSPRQSMVFVKGRATDGFTSTSLPPSADATLPSQVQTDIRFVEVSRTKLQEASTSIFGMGKDFLFGSPGSFISNAESVITGGPVANGKYFNIGFGGGRVKAMINALEGSGFAYTLARPSLVALSGQSATFLAGGEVPIPVPSSGSDNVSIEYKEFGIRLTLTPTVIGRDRILLKVAPEVSELDYTNAVTIAGTAVPGLNIRRTDTSISLGDGESFVISGLISSRNSSQVNKFPGLGDIPVLGAFFRDSNISREDKELLMIVTPHLVQPLAANAQLPSLPGENLRNYDPNWYRLYFLENGNFNRRSGLSQ; via the coding sequence ATGAGCGAACGTCGCGTTGCACTGTACAAACGAGTTGCCTGGACATTGGTCTTGAGCAGTTTGCCCTTTGAAATGGCCTTGGCCGCCTCAAACAATTGCACCGCGCTCGGGCCGTTGCCTGCGGTATTGGAAGTGACCCAAGGCGCCCAGCAAGCACTGAATTCCCCCGTCAGTATTTCGCGCATCGCAGTGGGCGACCCCACCGTTGCCGATGTGCATGCCAACGGCAGCAATGACTTTTTGCTGACCGGTGTGGCGCCGGGCACCACCAGCCTGATGGTCTGGACGGCCTGCTCGAAGTCGCCGCGCCAGAGCATGGTGTTCGTCAAGGGTCGTGCGACTGATGGCTTTACCAGCACCTCATTGCCACCGTCTGCCGATGCGACATTGCCTAGCCAGGTGCAAACCGATATTCGTTTTGTTGAAGTCAGCCGTACCAAGTTGCAAGAAGCCAGCACCTCGATTTTCGGCATGGGCAAAGACTTTCTGTTCGGCTCGCCGGGCTCATTTATCAGCAATGCCGAGAGCGTGATTACCGGCGGCCCGGTGGCTAACGGCAAGTACTTCAACATTGGTTTTGGCGGAGGTCGGGTCAAGGCCATGATCAATGCGCTAGAAGGCAGTGGTTTTGCTTACACCCTGGCGCGTCCAAGTCTGGTTGCCCTGAGCGGGCAGAGTGCAACGTTTCTCGCGGGTGGCGAAGTGCCTATCCCGGTGCCCAGCAGTGGCAGCGATAACGTTTCCATCGAATACAAAGAGTTTGGTATTCGCCTCACGCTGACGCCGACGGTGATAGGGCGTGATCGGATCCTGCTCAAAGTGGCGCCCGAAGTCAGCGAACTGGATTACACCAACGCGGTGACGATTGCCGGTACTGCGGTGCCGGGGCTGAACATTCGACGTACCGATACCAGCATTTCTTTGGGCGATGGTGAGAGCTTCGTCATCAGTGGTTTGATCAGCTCGCGCAACAGTTCGCAGGTGAATAAATTTCCGGGGCTGGGCGACATTCCGGTACTCGGTGCGTTCTTTCGCGATTCGAACATCAGCCGCGAAGACAAAGAGCTGCTGATGATCGTGACCCCGCATCTGGTTCAGCCGCTGGCGGCCAATGCACAGTTGCCTAGTCTACCCGGCGAAAACCTGCGCAATTACGACCCTAACTGGTATCGCCTGTACTTCCTGGAAAACGGCAATTTCAACCGCCGTAGTGGGTTATCCCAATGA